The following proteins are co-located in the Dermochelys coriacea isolate rDerCor1 chromosome 4, rDerCor1.pri.v4, whole genome shotgun sequence genome:
- the MOB1B gene encoding MOB kinase activator 1B — MSFLFGSRSSKTFKPKKNIPEGSHQYELLKHAEATLGSGNLRMAVMLPEGEDLNEWVAVNTVDFFNQINMLYGTITDFCTEESCPVMSAGPKYEYHWADGTNIKKPIKCSAPKYIDYLMTWVQDQLDDETLFPSKIGVPFPKNFMSVAKTILKRLFRVYAHIYHQHFDPVIQLQEEAHLNTSFKHFIFFVQEFNLIDRRELAPLQELIEKLTSKDR, encoded by the exons TGGTAGTCGCTCTTCTAAAACCTTTAAACCAAAGAAAAACATTCCGGAGGGGTCTCACCAGTATGAGCTGTTAAAACATGCAGAAGCAACACTTGGAAGCGGTAATCTCCGGATGGCTGTTATGCTGCCAGAGGGTGAAGATTTAAATGAATGGGTCGCAGTTAATA CTGTGGACTTCTTCAACCAGATAAATATGCTTTATGGTACTATTACAGACTTCTGTACAGAAGAGAGCTGCCCAGTGATGTCAGCTGGCCCAAA ATACGAGTATCACTGGGCAGATGGCACAAACATAAAGAAACCaatcaagtgctcagcaccaaaGTACATTGATTACCTGATGACTTGGGTCCAGGATCAGCTGGATGACGAAACACTATTTCCATCCAAAATAG gtgttcCTTTCCCAAAGAACTTCATGTCAGTGGCAAAGACCATTCTAAAGCGTCTCTTTAGAGTTTATGCTCACATTTACCACCAGCACTTTGATCCAGTGATCCAGCTGCAAGAAGAGGCACATCTTAATACATCCTTCaagcactttattttttttgttcag GAATTCAACCTTATTGACAGAAGAGAACTGGCTCCACTTCAAGAACTGATTGAAAAACTGACCTCTAAGGATAGATAA